The window GATAAAACCTCTGAATGCTGTTGTCCGGAGTTCCAGTTCCAGGCCGCTGGCATCGGCAACCTCGATCGTTTTTGTAATGGCTGTGGTGATCTCTTCCGGAGGCTTTTTGACGGCACTGCCTACCCTTTTATAAGCTTCCCATCCGGCAACCTTTCCATAAAGTTCGGGATCGTCAAGAGGGGCTTTTACATCGATAAAGAACTTATCAACCAGTTTTCGCCCAACCAGTTCGGCTGCTCTCTCGGGGTAACATCCGTTTGTGTGGACTCCTACTGCAAGCCCGAGATCCTTTGCAAACTCTGCAAGGGGAACAACAGCCTCCTGCATAAGGGGCTCCCCACCCGAAAAAACAACCGCACTTACAAAAGGTTTCGATTTTTTAATCTGCTCTTTCACAAAGTCAAGTTCCACAAGCTCCGGACCTTCAAGGTACGGGTGGTTCTGGCAGTAAGGGCAGCGAAGAGGGCATCCCCTGAAAAAGATGGTGACCACAGATTTTCCTGTCCAGTCAAGGGTTGAGATCGAGACAGTGCCTGCGTAGTTTACCTTCATAACAGTTACCATTTTTAGTTTGCGTAAAAAAGTTTAAGGGGACTCATTTGAGTTCCCTTGTGCTGTAGCGTTTCCTGTCCTTGAGTTCCTGGCGCTTGCCTCTGTTCCAGCCTTCTACGGACTGGAGATAGCCAGTAATCCTTGAGAGGTGCTGCACATTTTCAGATTTGCATTTCGGGCATTTGTCAAGCAGGCCGGCGGCTACATATCCCCCGTCAATGCATACGGTCATGTCCCTTGTGAAAGCAAAGTATCCCGTCTGTGTGTTTTTTGCTATATGCATGGCAAGTTCCTGCAGGCCGTCAGGGTCCGGTTTTCCTTCTCCAAGCCATATATGCATGATATTTCCTCCATCTACGATCGGGAAGAAAGTGTGCTCATACTTTATCCTTTCAGGCAGCGAGATATCGGCACCCGGAGGAATATGGGTCCCGTTGGTATAGTAAATGGGCAGGTCGTGTGTCTCATTGAACTCTTTCTTTGCGGTTTCCAGATCCCCTTTAATTGTGAGTTCGGCTTTGTCGGCATACTCCCTGTGCAGGAGGTCTGAGACTGCAAAACGCTGGGCTGTAGTTTCCGCAGGAGTCCTTGCAAGGGCAATTTCCATGTCGTTTTCCTTTGAGAGCTTCTGGGCATGCATTTTCATTTCGAACATAGCCCGGATGGCAAGCTTATAAGCAACAGGAGACTCGTGGATCTGGTAGCCTGTGTGGTACTGGACCATCTCATTGATCCCTATTACTCCAATAGTATACACAAGGCTATCGAAGTCCACAGCTATTGCCCCTTTTTCTCCGGTGGTCGGGTCCTTGGGACACTGGGATGCAAAGGGAATCCTGTTTTTCTTGATCAGGCTGTTCATCCATTTTCGCTTGATCTTGAAAACTTCCACACCCCGGTTCATCAGGGTCTTTAGTTCGGTGAAAAGTTTCTCATCGTCATATTCAGCCCTGTATGCAGCCCTGGGACAGTTTAAGGACAGGACCATCCATGAGCCCATGGAGAAATGCCTTCCATTTTTGAAATGCAGCTTGTCCCCGAAGTCTTTATCGTCGGTGGGGTTTGAAGAGAACTGGTAGGCACAGCACTGGTAGCATGAAATTCCTTCTCCTGCGCCCCTGTACTCAGGAAGCTGGTTGTCAAAGTAGGGAGTTCCGAATTTGGCAGCCAGTTCAAAGGTCATTCTGTAAAGCTCTTTGTAAGTCGGAAGCTCGGGGTGAGCTCCGTTGAACTCCTCGTTTTCTTCCATGAAGTCAGGTTCGAGAGAGATTTCTGGCTTTGGGAAGCTGAAAGGTTTGCCCCAGGCATCTCCTTCAAGCATGACATCCATAATGGCTTTGAACCCAAGCCGGACCTCTTTTTCGAATTCTCCGTAGGTCCTGAGGGGAGCCTGTTTACCGTCCCAGACCTTTCCCCTGGCAACAATCGGAATGTTTCTCCAGAGCTTTGGGACCCCAGGGGAAAGCTGCACGGATGAAAAGACAGTCTGTCCACCTCTTGCGCACATCATCTGCATCATTTCGTAGACGAACATCTGCATAAGCTGTCTTATCTCAACTTCGGACTTGCCTTCCAGATATGGGGCCATAAAGGTCAGGAAATTGTAAAAGCCCTGTCCACCTGCAAAGTTGGTCTGCGCTGAACCCATTGCCTTTACAGCATGAAGGAAAGCTACTTCGGCATTCTTTGCAGGTTTTGCAACACTTGATTGTGCTCCTAATCCATCAGGCATGAGCCCATAATAAAAGAAATAACGAAGGTCCCAGTCCTGGCAAAAAGGCCTTGTGCCCATATATTCGAGGTCATGGATATGGAAGTCCCCGTTCAGGTGCAGGTCGGCAAGATCTTTTGGCATAAGAAGGAGATTTTGCTCTTTGGACATTTTGTCGGCTTTTCTTTTGTGGGATGTCTCAGCATTGTTCAGCTGGTTTGCATTATCGTTTGCCCCAAAGCCGTATCCGGAGTCTATTTCGTAGGCATCGTAGACCGAAGCCCCGACCCTTGTCATGATATTTCTCCATTCTACGCGCCCCCTGTCAAGAAGAATATTGTTGACTATTTCCCGGATAAGAGGTCCTGAAAGGAACTTGAGATTCATCTTTCGGATAAGTCTTTCCGCTTCTTTTGCAATATCAACGGCTTCTTCTTTTGTGATTGCAGGCTTGTTGTAGAAGATTTCACTTAATTTTGTTTCTTTCAGGAGCTGGCTTACAATAATATTCCTGTCCCAGTTAAGAATGAAACCTTCGGTTGTCCTGACTTTGGGGAGGGGAGAGACAGACAGCCCATCAAGTGTTTTTTGCACTGGCTGATTATCAGATAACTGGTCTTTTTTGGGGAGGGAAGAGGTGGAGAGCCCGTCAAGTGTCTTTTGCACTGGCTGATTATCAGATAATTCATTATCGGTTAAGAGAATATCGCCTGTCATTTTCTCATCTTCAGTTGTTGTTTTAAGGAGGGATATGTAAATCATTTAAGTGTCTTTTTGAAGCTTAGCGGGGTTTGTTAAAGAATGCCTCTGAGTTTTTCCGGATTCACTTCTTCCCCGCGGAAGAGGTCGGTATACGTGAGGAATTCACTGTTGATCTGTAATACAGGCGCTGTCACTGTGAAGACTCCGTTGAAACGCAGTTCGGTCAGAGCTTCGGGGGTAGACATATCTGCTACTTCGAAGGGTACTGAATTTGCTTCCAGAAATTTTTTCAATTTATTGCATTTAGGACAACGTTCCGTTGTGTAAACTATTATTTTTGCCATACTTTGCGCCCCTCTGATTTATGTACATTATTTTTTTACATTTTTTATTACATGTCTCGCATGTCTTTTACACGCGTCTTTTTCACATATTTCTTTTATATTCATTGTGCGGAGAGTGAGTGTGTCGGCGCAGAGCGCATCAAAGCAACAAAACAAAACCCCGCATGGGTACTATTCCTTAGCCAACCCAATTAATTGTATAATAACTCTCCCAGACTAGTCAGCAACATCGGAACAGGGCATGCAGTTTACAAAAAGTGCCCCTTTAGATATCATTTTTTCACTCTACTGAGTGAATGTTATCTTTGTTTCCAGGTAATTATTCTAAATGCCTGAGCTTGCTTATAATAGTTTTTCAACTCATCTTTGGATACAATAACCCTCTTACTTTGTATACAAAGATCTTTGTTTGTTATCAGATCTGGTAACAAATGTAAGGGCTTCTGTTTTTTAAAAAATGCCTGGTTTGTGGGAATATTTTCAAGTACAGAAAGCTTTATCTGGTGTGGAAGACACTTTAATGGATATAGGTATGGATACCATCTATATGGCTTTATTCCTTGAAAACATTATAATATATTAGGTGAAGAATTTTTCTCAGTTTCAGGTAAATGTCTGAGAATTTGTCCTCCGTTTCTGCTTCCTTTTACTTTTTCGACATCCAGGCTTTTATTTTCAAAAAATTACAAAAAAATGTTATATCATTGGTCAGTTATACTTCTGTCAAGTGTAAAAAGAGGTGTCACGCCATAGAAAAACTATTATCTTCCGGTTGTAAACCCCTTGATGACCTCCTGGGAGGAGGTTTCGAGAGAGGGATCGTAACTCAGGTCTTCGGAGCCGCAGGGACCGGAAAAACAAATGTCTGTATCCAGCTTGCAGTGGAATGTGTAAAGCAGGGACAGAAAGTCATTTTCATAGATACGGAAGGGCTTTCTCCTGTTCGTTTCAAGCAGATTGCAGGGGAAAATGCAAAGCAAATAGCCAGGAGCATAATTATCTACGAACCCCTGAGTTTTGAAGAACAATATGCAGCAGTAAGAGAGGTGGAGAGGATCGCTGGCGAGAATATCGGGCTCGTGGTTCTGGATTCTGCAACTTCATACTACAGGTTTGAACTTGAAGATGAGGAGACCGGCATAAAAAGCCGGAGAGAACTTGCCAGTCAGATCGGGTTTCTACACGCTCTGGCTCGCAAACACGGTTTTGTTGCAATTATAACAAATCAGGTATACTCAGATATTATTGCAGGAGGGGTGCGCCCATTGGGGGGCAGTTCCCTGGAACATATCTCAAAGACGATCATCCAGCTGGAAAAAACAGGTGAAGGGACAAGGCGCGCCACTCTATACAAACACCGCTCACGTCCTGAATGTACAAATGCTGAGTTTAAAATTACGGCTGAAGGGATCCGTTAAACTGATAAAAAACTGTGAGAACACTGGTGAAAAAACTGATAAAAATGTTGCAGTAAATTCCGTAGAACCATTTCCTGGTAGAAAATATTCAGGACCAGGAAAAACGTGAAATTCCCGGACGTTTCCGGGATTTTCTAGCATCGAAACTGCCTTCAATAATAATTAATTCTCCTTCAGGAATTTTTCTCCTTCAAGAATTTTATCCGGCTTGCTTTATCGTTCTCGGGTGCCGGCTATGAACTCTTCAGTTCTGCGGTATGCCTCATCATCAGGGTACTGGATAGCCGGATGTTTCATGAAGTAGGAGGCCGGGGAGTACAGTACTCCTCCTATCCCGCGGTCAAGAGCCAGCTTACAGCAGCGAATGGCGTCAATTACCACACCTGCGGAGTTAGGGGAATCTTCTACGGAAAGCCTTAGTTCAAGGTTCATGGGCACGTTCCCAAAGAGCTTTCCTTCCATTCGAAGGAAACAGACCTTGTTGTCTTTCTGCCAGGCAACGTAGTCGCTAGGTCCGATGTGGATATTTTCATCCGCAAGCCTATGCGAGAGCACGGACTGGACGGCTTCGGTCTTGGATTCACGCTTGGAAACAAGCCTGTTCATGTTGAGCATATTGAGGAAATCGGTGTTTCCACCAGTGTTCAGCTGATATGTCCTTTCGAGCTTTACACCACGTTTCTCAAATAGGTCTGCAAGAACCCTGTGGGTGATCGTTGCCCCAAGCTGGGCTTTGATATCGTCGCCTATAATTGGAATATTCTTTTCTTCAAACCGCTTTGCCCATTCAGGATTGCTTGCAATGAAAACAGGCATGTTGTTGATCAAAGCCACTCCGGCTTCAAGAGCGCATTCTGCATAGAAACGGACAGCTTTTTCAGAACCTACAGGGAGGTAATTAAGGAGCATTTCGGCGCCTGAATCCTTCAGTTCTTTTACAATGTCTGCTTTTGTGGCTTCAGGCTCCCTGCTGACAACAAATGTGTAATTCTCCCCATAATTCTTCATGTGGTCAGAGACCCCGTCAAGAACTCTCCCCATCTTAACCTTCACACCTGTAGGGGGAACGTCAGGACAAAAAGTTGCTGTGCAGTTCGGGGGAGCAAAAATGGCCTCGGCAACGTCTTTTCCTACCTTCCTGGCGTCAATGTCGAAGGCAGCAACAACTTTGATATCTTTGGGCCTGTACTCTCCAATGTCCCTGTGCATAAGTCCTATGGGTTCTTTATCTTCAGCTTTATAGTACTCAATGCCCTGTATCAAAGAGCTTGCACAGTTCCCGATTCCTGCAATTGCTATTTTTATTTTTGTCATAAGCGCTTACTCTCCGATGAATACCCTGACTCTCATAAACCACAACTTGCATGAAACGACAGATTCTCAAAATTTTCAAAACATTCCAAATTTACGGGTTCAAGGATTTACGGATTCAAGGTCCATAAAATTTATGAAATTATGATTACTGAAATTACGAGTCTTTCTGTATCTCAACCATGGATTTTAAAGCTTCTCTTATTTGTACTGTTACTTTATAAATCTATTATATCTAACTTTGCCCTTCGTGAAATACATATTCTGTCTATTTATATAATCTATTATATCCATTTATACGTCTCTAAAATGTACTATAAAATTAGCTGGCTTATAATAAAATAAAATTATTAATCTGATGCCTGGCTCCTAAACAGCTTACTTATATGCTATTTTTAATCCAGGACAGAGATTTTTTAATTTAAACCTCCTTATTCAAGTTTTCAGGTTGCTTGATTGTAACCGAAAAACAAAACATTACACTCATTTTTAAAAAGATAAGTCGAATAGGTTTTTATCGTATGGGTGGTTTGAAAGGGAAGTCGGAAGATTTTTCCGGCAGAACCTGATTTTCACATCGGAAAGTGATTTAATGAGGACAATTGACTGGAACGAAGAGTCCAATTCTGTGGTGCTGGTAGATCAGACTTTGCTCCCACAGGAGTACAGGGTAATAGAATGCAAAACCCTGAGTTCGCTCTGTGAAGCTATAAAATCTCTCAGGATCAGAGGTGCACCTGCGCTCGGGGCTGCAGGAGGCTTTGGAATTGCCCTGGCAGCTTCCCTTAGCGGGGCAAAAGATATCGAAGCCATAACCAGAGACCTTGAGGTTGCGGCAAAAGCGCTTAAATCGACCCGGCCTACAGCCGTAAACCTGGGATGGGGTGTGAACAGGGTTTTAAAAGCAGTTTCGGATGCCTTCGATGTTAAGGGAGTCCGGGATATCACCCTTCAGGAAGCCATGGATATTGCGGAAGAAGATATCGAAACAAATAAGCTGATAGGCAAATACGGATCAAAATTCCTGAAAGATGGAGATACAGTACTCACGCACTGCAACGCAGGAAGACTTGCCTGTGTTGACTGGGGTACAGCCCTTGGAGTTGTACGTTCGGCTATTGCAGAAGGCAAAAATATCAAAGTTATTGCCTGCGAGACAAGACCTTTGAACCAGGGGAGCAGGATCACTACCTGGGAACTCATGCAGGACAAAATCCCTGTAACCCTTATTGCAGATTCGATGGCTGGCTGGGCAATGCAACAGGGGCTCGTAAACAGCGTGCTAGTAGGGGCCGACCGAATTACCCAGGACGTCGTTTTTAACAAGATAGGCACCTATACGCACTCTATCCTTGCAAAAGAGCATGAAATTCCTTTTTATGTGGCAGCCCCGATCTCGACTTTTGACTTCAAAGGCTGGGAAGGAAGTGTAAAGATTGAAATGCGAAATCCTGATGAACTGCGGTTCTCGGGCTGCGAACAACTTGCCCCAAAAGATGTTGAGGTTTATAATCCCGCTTTTGATGCAACTCCCATGGAAAATGTGACTGCGATAATCACTGAAAAAGGTGCATTTTACCCGCCTTTCCTGCTGGACGAGGTTCTCGTCTGAGACACGTGCACTCTGATTTTTCGGATCATCGTACCATTAAATCACATATTTCCTTTAATATCACATGATTGCTCCGGAATAACTCTGCAGGATTTATATATGAGAACTGTAAATTATCTGATAACTATCGAAATTAGTGGTTCAACATCAATAGTAAATTTGCATTTGAGTTATATGTTCTAATCTCAAGATAAAATTCCAAAATAAAATTCCAAAATAAAATTCCAAAAATAATACTTCAGTATACTTATCACAGGATATTCCGATAACGAATATTGATACAATGAATCAAATATTAAACTGAATTTCCAATCAAGAATGTAACTTTTAATCAATATCTAATCAATATCTAATCAATATCTAATCAATATCTAATCAATATCTAATCAATATCTAATCAATATCTAATCAATATCTAATCAATATCTAATCAATATCTAATCAATATCATATCATTCATAAAGGTGTTTTACTCATGGCGGCTAAAAGATCAGGTCCCGGACTTCAGTCCTCAGCAGGACTCATGCGCTACTACGAAGCTGACAAAAACGCGGTTCACATCCAGCCCAAAACAGTGCTGATTGTCGGCGCTCTTGCGGGTATAGTAGTACTATTCTTAAGTGCTGTAAACGGCTTCTGGCCGTAAATACAGTTTTCTGGCAGGGTTCCCTTGAGCAGGCATATTTCTGGTAAAAAAGAACTCAA is drawn from Methanosarcina lacustris Z-7289 and contains these coding sequences:
- a CDS encoding anaerobic ribonucleoside-triphosphate reductase activating protein, encoding MKVNYAGTVSISTLDWTGKSVVTIFFRGCPLRCPYCQNHPYLEGPELVELDFVKEQIKKSKPFVSAVVFSGGEPLMQEAVVPLAEFAKDLGLAVGVHTNGCYPERAAELVGRKLVDKFFIDVKAPLDDPELYGKVAGWEAYKRVGSAVKKPPEEITTAITKTIEVADASGLELELRTTAFRGFIGNEKEISQIAAWISEHIENREVTYVLQQGIPEHSLQEELREIRVLEREELLELGKIAKGFLGNIRIRTKEEGEEVV
- the nrdD gene encoding anaerobic ribonucleoside-triphosphate reductase yields the protein MTGDILLTDNELSDNQPVQKTLDGLSTSSLPKKDQLSDNQPVQKTLDGLSVSPLPKVRTTEGFILNWDRNIIVSQLLKETKLSEIFYNKPAITKEEAVDIAKEAERLIRKMNLKFLSGPLIREIVNNILLDRGRVEWRNIMTRVGASVYDAYEIDSGYGFGANDNANQLNNAETSHKRKADKMSKEQNLLLMPKDLADLHLNGDFHIHDLEYMGTRPFCQDWDLRYFFYYGLMPDGLGAQSSVAKPAKNAEVAFLHAVKAMGSAQTNFAGGQGFYNFLTFMAPYLEGKSEVEIRQLMQMFVYEMMQMMCARGGQTVFSSVQLSPGVPKLWRNIPIVARGKVWDGKQAPLRTYGEFEKEVRLGFKAIMDVMLEGDAWGKPFSFPKPEISLEPDFMEENEEFNGAHPELPTYKELYRMTFELAAKFGTPYFDNQLPEYRGAGEGISCYQCCAYQFSSNPTDDKDFGDKLHFKNGRHFSMGSWMVLSLNCPRAAYRAEYDDEKLFTELKTLMNRGVEVFKIKRKWMNSLIKKNRIPFASQCPKDPTTGEKGAIAVDFDSLVYTIGVIGINEMVQYHTGYQIHESPVAYKLAIRAMFEMKMHAQKLSKENDMEIALARTPAETTAQRFAVSDLLHREYADKAELTIKGDLETAKKEFNETHDLPIYYTNGTHIPPGADISLPERIKYEHTFFPIVDGGNIMHIWLGEGKPDPDGLQELAMHIAKNTQTGYFAFTRDMTVCIDGGYVAAGLLDKCPKCKSENVQHLSRITGYLQSVEGWNRGKRQELKDRKRYSTRELK
- a CDS encoding glutaredoxin family protein, with the translated sequence MAKIIVYTTERCPKCNKLKKFLEANSVPFEVADMSTPEALTELRFNGVFTVTAPVLQINSEFLTYTDLFRGEEVNPEKLRGIL
- the radB gene encoding DNA repair and recombination protein RadB, giving the protein MVSYTSVKCKKRCHAIEKLLSSGCKPLDDLLGGGFERGIVTQVFGAAGTGKTNVCIQLAVECVKQGQKVIFIDTEGLSPVRFKQIAGENAKQIARSIIIYEPLSFEEQYAAVREVERIAGENIGLVVLDSATSYYRFELEDEETGIKSRRELASQIGFLHALARKHGFVAIITNQVYSDIIAGGVRPLGGSSLEHISKTIIQLEKTGEGTRRATLYKHRSRPECTNAEFKITAEGIR
- a CDS encoding inositol-3-phosphate synthase, with the translated sequence MTKIKIAIAGIGNCASSLIQGIEYYKAEDKEPIGLMHRDIGEYRPKDIKVVAAFDIDARKVGKDVAEAIFAPPNCTATFCPDVPPTGVKVKMGRVLDGVSDHMKNYGENYTFVVSREPEATKADIVKELKDSGAEMLLNYLPVGSEKAVRFYAECALEAGVALINNMPVFIASNPEWAKRFEEKNIPIIGDDIKAQLGATITHRVLADLFEKRGVKLERTYQLNTGGNTDFLNMLNMNRLVSKRESKTEAVQSVLSHRLADENIHIGPSDYVAWQKDNKVCFLRMEGKLFGNVPMNLELRLSVEDSPNSAGVVIDAIRCCKLALDRGIGGVLYSPASYFMKHPAIQYPDDEAYRRTEEFIAGTRER
- a CDS encoding S-methyl-5-thioribose-1-phosphate isomerase — protein: MRTIDWNEESNSVVLVDQTLLPQEYRVIECKTLSSLCEAIKSLRIRGAPALGAAGGFGIALAASLSGAKDIEAITRDLEVAAKALKSTRPTAVNLGWGVNRVLKAVSDAFDVKGVRDITLQEAMDIAEEDIETNKLIGKYGSKFLKDGDTVLTHCNAGRLACVDWGTALGVVRSAIAEGKNIKVIACETRPLNQGSRITTWELMQDKIPVTLIADSMAGWAMQQGLVNSVLVGADRITQDVVFNKIGTYTHSILAKEHEIPFYVAAPISTFDFKGWEGSVKIEMRNPDELRFSGCEQLAPKDVEVYNPAFDATPMENVTAIITEKGAFYPPFLLDEVLV
- a CDS encoding preprotein translocase subunit Sec61beta, whose translation is MAAKRSGPGLQSSAGLMRYYEADKNAVHIQPKTVLIVGALAGIVVLFLSAVNGFWP